Genomic segment of Cyprinus carpio isolate SPL01 chromosome A13, ASM1834038v1, whole genome shotgun sequence:
TTATACTTCTCTCATATGATGAACATTGTTCCATTTGTTGGACAGATGACATGCAAGAGAGCAGAACATGTGTTGCGACTGACTCTGAGGGAGCCCTACGCCCTGCTTGGAGGAGGCTGTACAGAGACACTGCTGGCCACCCACATCAGACACATGGTATTCTATTCCACTGAGTTACACATCACATTCAATTGCATTTCTACAGTATTGATTAGAAAGTCCCACTTGTCAGAATTTTATGAAAAGATTCATGCATTATGCATTACTTATTCAGAGGGATTAACTGTGGAATTTATTTTCAAGGCTTGCCAAGCACAACATTTCTGCCTGTCTAGATTTTTAAacctttctattttttattttttttataccttaCAGCTTTTGTTGGATTGTCCCCAATATTGAGTTAaaacattttgagcaaaaaaagGTGTGCACATCCAAAatccaacaacaacaataaacaatagaATCTGCATGCTGTAATTAAAGCTCCAGAGAATTTTATTACAACCAAGTGCAACATTTCATCCAGTTGACCCTTAATGAGGTATTCAGTGAAGACCCTTTTAGTTTGGCGACTTGTTCAGtttcttgtttattattattaatttaaatcattttgaagccATGCTAGTCAAAAGTCTCAGTTCATATTCAGACCAGTCCACACAAAATTGTAAGATGGtgatttaacttatttaattgactgttgtttaacttttattatttattagtggcAAATCTACaatcatggccaaaagttttggcagtgttttgcaaagttttctGCTTAAGTTGtcgtggtgttcattcacattgctTCTAGGTTATTGTGTAGGgtgatcagatgcatttgaaataattgctaaaaaaaacaaacaaaaaaaattaacttatcacaaaaaaaaaaaaaaaaataacagattacACTAATTAATTACACTGACTCTTGATCCAAACACAAAATGATCAGCTaatattaattgactaatcatatcagcagcacatgtgaaagtgtgaatgagtactagtcatgtaatatcactatcatactaattagactgtaagagcagactgattgctataaaaggagggaagaagtgcttccaatcattgtgttcatGTTAGCAATGGCTACCTCCAAAGAAaaacgtgcagccatcatcactttgcatgaaaatggcctcacatgcaaggaaattgctacaaagattattgcacctgaaagaaccatttaccggatcatcaagaacttcatggagagaggttcgactgcagtgaagaagtcttcaggacgtctcAGAGtatccagcaagcgccaggacagtctcttcctgaggagtcagctaagGAATTgagtcaccagcagtgcagagcttgctcaggaatggcagcgggttggtgtgagagcatctgcactctcagtgaggccaagactttggGACAACGCCCTTGTGTTAAGAAGGGCAgaaaagaagccacttctctccaagaaaaacgtcaaggacagactgaaatccTGCGGGAAGTACAAGgcttggacagcagaagactgcaaagttattttctcagatgaagctcccttccaaaTGTTTGGgtcatctggaaaatcgattgctcggagaagaaaaggtaaaCGCTACcagtcctgtgacgtgccaacagtgaagcattctgagaccatccatgtgtggggttgcatttcaaccaagggagtggggtctctcataattctgcccaaaaacactgccatgaataaagaatggtatgaAAATGTCCTGCAAGAGAAACGTCTTCCAACattccatgagcaatttggttatgatctgtgcatttttcagcatgatggagcaccatgtcacaaagcattAGTGATAAAGATGTGGCTTAAAGATCATTGAACataaattttggatccgtggccagggaACTCCCTGGATCTCATTCCCATAGAGAAACTGTGGTCAGTACTCAAAAGGCGAGTGAACAAGCAGAAgcacacaaattgtgatcaactcacAAATAAGGCATAAATGGTTCGCCATCTGTCAGGATTTgtcccagaagctaatatccagcatgccagagcgaattgacgaggttatgaagaacaagggtcaacactgaaaatttttactcatatttgttgccaataaaagcctttaaaacttatgatatgctcaTCATtgttttcagtataccatagaaacatttggaaaaataatctacaaatactgaatcagcaaactttgcaaaacacaaaatgtatgtcactgccaaaacttttggcacGACTGTACTCGTACCTATTTAGAATAACCTGAAATGATCACTAGGGGAGCTATGACCAAACAAATCTATTCCCCCTTAAAATGGACATGGCATTTGGTGTACTCTGTCATTTCTGCTTGCtgctgtatttaatatttttttcacttactTCACAGAACTGTTCCAAAACCTCAACAATGGCTCAGGCTCTGTGCATCTCTCACTCCGAGTTCATCATGGCAGTCGAGGCATTTTGCAGCTCTCTGCGATCTGTGGCTCTTTCCTTAGAGCATGATGGACAGGACTGTCTCGTTGACCTGACATATGCTCATCGCTGGGTCCCAGATATATACTCCAAAACCTGTAGCTGTGGCCTGGTGGAGGACAGATCTAACCTGGAGAAGACCCCTCTAAATACAGCTTACCACACTTTCTTTCCTGTTTCCCTGATAAACACTGACAATCAGCCTAGAATTTTAGATTCATTTTCTGCCAAACTCAATGCTTTGAATGTGGCGGTTGAGATGGCTAATTTTGTTCttgatgtaaaatatataattaaggaTATCAATTGATGAATGAAGAGCTGTGCTTTGAATAAAGGTTGTAGGTTTGATGTATTTTACAATCAGATATGGTTCTAAAACTTTTTCTTCAACAGAACTCAATGTGGCAATATACATGTTAAGTATTCCTTACATTAAACCACCAAAACCAAAATAAGAGGAACACAGAGAGTTAGAGACGCTCTCATTTCTTTAACGATGCTGCAACAGTCATTACCTGAACTTTTTCCAGATATGCAAGCAGCTAAATCTGCTATCATAGGAAAGATTTTAAATGAAGCAAAATAACGTTTAATGGATACTAAAAAGGGTTTATGGTGGGTACATTTTCTCAGTTCACTCTTATTTGACAGTTATGATGACAAaaggttaattttggaccctgtctGAGTTATCTTCATTGTGCCGTGTGCCTTTGAGAAAGGCACTTATCTCCAGGTAGCTCCAAGGCTAATGTTCCTGTAATTAGTGCACCATATaaggataaaaacatctgctaaattacCACACTTAAGCATCTACTCTGAaggaaattatatattgtaaGGAAGCACGACGGGCATGTATTTTGTAGATGTTGTTCTCCACACTAGGTGTGGTCTTTGATTCTTCCAGTATGTTAATGTTCCTGTTGTTAATTTGGATAttaaagtattgtgttttcattccaTTAAATGTTTggttcacttaaagggatactccaccccaaaatgaaaattatgtaattaatcacttacccccatgtcattccaaacccataaaagcttcattcatcttcggaacacaatttaagatattttggatgaaaaccagtaagcttgagactgtcccatagactgccaagtaagtaacagtgtcaaggtccaggaaagtatgaaaagcatcgtcagaaatagtccatctgccatcagtgattcaactgtaacgttatgaagtaacaagaatacttttgtacacgaagaaaacaaaaataatgactttattcaacaattcctctcctctgtgtctctccaaatcagcgtagcaccgttttggcaaatctgagcagtatgcaggcggcgtacgctcttcagTGTCAGCCGTGCTTCACTGATGcagtgttttctttcaaaccaaagcttaaatacacataaaaaacgtatTCTTGTGGCGcggatacagaagagcgtacgctgcctgcatactgctcagatttgtcaaaatggcgctacgctgatttggggagagacagaggagaggaattgttgagtaaagttgttatttttgttaatttggaTATAAAAGTATTGTGTTTGCATATAGTACCGTTCTAACGGTCTGGGGCTTCATGATGGATTCAGTCAGATTCTTAATTGAATCACTCAGACAAGTTTGATGAACCGGCTCAGCTGATTCAAATCAAAGGAACGATCCGTTCACAAATTGGACAACTCTCGTATGTAGATAGTAGCCTAAAACTAAATGGTTTTTATCATCATAGGTAATTTAGGAGTTTGTCACAATGTGTCCACAACAGAGTGTTAAGGAGTGAGGTTTGTCTTTGCACACTGTATGAATTCCTTCAAATGTTTTAGCCTTTTATGATGCCATAGACGGCAATGGTACAGCTCTTTCTGCTTTTGATAGTACACTTTCTGATGGCACTGGCTTTTTTCCCAAGAACTTCGCTTCTACAGAGAGTCTACTGACACAGTTTTATTCCTTATGAAATACAACTGATAATCAATAGTCAATGAACCTTGTTCAGTTATTCATGTGATAGAATAAGAATCAGATATGGGATAAGTGATATCTTTTTCTTCCTATTATTCTTCTTGAAAAAGATTATCTTAAAACCACTTTTaagattaacataaaaaaaacattatttcactattctatttattgtaaatatttttttactgaagTGAAATACTGAATTGTTAGCAtcaccaaaatttaaaaaaaagcaaatttacgATTAGGCTATGTTTCAGGTTTACCAAACACACTGTTCATCGCTGTTCAAAAACAGATGATCCCAACCCCAAACTCACTCAACCCTGTTGTGACAAACTAAGATGCTCATGATGTACTTGTCACCACATAGTCGCACAATGTTTATACTTTTTAGACAAATCAGCCTACTTACAGTtttctctgcatattaagctgcaataggagaaagtattttaaaaattgcaCACAGTTACACACAAATATACTAACAACTGcaataacatactgtacaaataataaaaataaaaaaaaaaactaagctgtAGTAAAGCGTCCTGTTGTGATTAAGCCATTATCATTCAGGGATTTCGAAACCATTACAAACAATCTGGTAACATGTTCAAGTCATAAACTGTAGAATCTTTTCTGCATACTGTATGCTAAATCaggtaatgaaaaaaataataaagtataggTGTACACCGTAGCAATTGAGAAGATGATTTCTTTGCTTCTGTCAAAACAAAACTCCATTTATTTGTAATGGCTCTTCAGAAAATGAAGGGTATGAGAGATCTTCTTGATCTGGGGAAATCTTTGAACTTCTCATTATAGAACCTGCAACACAGAGAAACCACATGTATTTTTCAGGGCATCACCGCATTGTACTCTCAAAACCAGGTTTATTGAAGCAGTGATATACCAGATGAAAATTTCTGTAAGTAATATTCATTTTCCAAGGTAAAGTTTACCTGTGATGGTGATAGGCTCTTGGCCCTATGAAGCAAATTGTAAAAAAAGTGAAGGCAAATGTGGGTAAAGACCAGGTTGCAACAGCGTAGCCCAGCCACTCTACAATCTCTCCAAAGAAATTTGCTCCGGACACATACTCAAACAAACCGCCTGCggttaaaacaaacacataaatcagCTTAGCATTTATTCAGTGCAGCTAATTGCAGTTTGCTTATGGAGACTGAGATAAAGACAATAAATGATGAGTGTTGCTAACATTAAAAAGACCCTGAAATATTTGTACCTCTCGGGATTTTATAGGAAATTTCTCCAGGTTTTCTCAGGCTGCGGAGAATATGGTCACTGTGAATATTGATTCCCATTCCTATGAAAAATATGAtcagacaaaaaatataattaacattttccattataaatgttaattaattaaaaatataattaacaatgACCTTAAAGCCATCTTTCGGGTGGTttgttaaagggaaaaaaaaaaaaatcagattctgAATTGTATTCTGTATTCTATCCTGTCATTTGCATGAGaatcaataaaaattttaaagcaaatccaaaaaatataattaacattttccaGCAAATCCTCTAAAGAAATTTGCTCTAACGATAAGCtccaatacttttaaaaataaagatacatttttaagaaattgttCTCTGGAAGGTTCATTAAGGTTCTTTATGACATTGCTGCTAAAACccatttttggaacctttatttaagTGCAGTAATTTtggatttacattaaaaaaaaaaagatttaaatacatTCTAATATATTATAGAAAGGTTGAgcaaaattctgaatttaataaTGATCTCATTTTCAATTCACATGATGGAATTTGAAATGAACTGCTCAACAAATTTTAGGAAATTCATTAGCCCAAcaaaagctttgtaaaaaataaataattttattaataattagattACCTTTCAGTATTTAAGCAGCATATTTGTTctctatataatacattttatccCAGTTTGATTCAATATATTTCTCTTATATATCTCTTAcaaacagatttaaatttttcattcagCAATCACAGTTTTCtgattactttataaaaataagcagttgtaattcatacaaaaaatatgaatatatttgttaatatccTATATGAGATCCATTTATTTATACTgtcttaaaaacaaattcaactgACAATTTTGCATCCTGTTCACCACCTCATTTCAAATGCTCAATTCAATTTTGAAAAGCAAGCAATCCTGTATTATAGCAATTCTTTCAGTAAACATGTTTTACCGATTAGTAGACAGGCATCGGAAAACCATGTGTTGTCATATGTAGCACAGTGCAGCAGATAGTGTGCCTGCAGGAAGCCATTAATAGAGCAAAACACAATCCCTGACAGCATGATGTTAAGTGGATACGGCCGCCCTTTGGTCAGCAGGGAGTAGATGCAGCACCTGCAAACCAGAATGTTGATACATATCAAATACCATCTTTTGGTCGTCTGCCCACAGTACATTACACTTCCACTGTTATTATGTCTTTTTAATTCAACACCTGTTCCCAAACCTGTCGTGTTTTGTCCAGATCATGCTTCCGTTAAATTATTCAAACATTTCTCACTTTATTCATCTGCTTCTGGCCTACACTTATGTGTAATTACTCAAATGAAACATGAATAAATTGTGCTGCTGTTACATTTGTTTAGCCTTGATTAATTGTCAGCACAGCTGGATTGTCTAAAGAAGCAGGGCTCTAGAACATTATAGTAACTGAACTTGGGTCCATTGCATactaaataaacaagtaaatggTAGCAAAAAAGCTGTGACGGCATGCCAATGTCCATTTTCTCTAGCCTGTCTGCATTTTATACTACCATACTAATAATTTAACATCTTGATTTAACAAGATGTTAGTAGCATTTAGTAACATTATGAATTCTTTTTCAACCCCACCAATGATCTCCCACATTTTCCCATCGTTCACAAGACTTACCTTTGGAAGTAGTGCAGGCAGAAGGTCCAGAGCATCAGGTGTCTCCCGGTGCCATTGTTTCCATCTGTGGTCAGCATCAAAAGCATAGGAACCAGCAGAGCAGGAAGCTCCTGGAGGAACCAGGCTAGCCTTGCGGGCACCATCATGGAGCTGCCCGAGGTGTCCACGTAACGGCCGTAGGCAGCATGAGACTTCATGAGACATACAAAGTGCATCACCCCACCCAGGATCATCGCCAAGCTCAGGCCCCACACGAGGAGCTCCTGGCACTGCATGGAGGTTGATGTTCTGTCCGGTTCCAGACCAGGTTTGAGTCTAATGCTGTATCTCCCCTCTTAACCCCTCACCAGAATTCTGCAAACACAGCGCCTCAGAGCAGCTCCTCCCCAAAAGCAGAGGGAGAGCCGAATCCTCACCATGCTACAGCATGCACCCCGCTGAAATGTGAGAATGCCTTTTTCAAAGAGATTTCCCTTTTAACATAATTAGAGAGAGATTTTTTCCACTAATGCACTGGTGGGGAGCATCAGCATTCATGTGACAAACACAAGcttgtctgtttttgtgcatCTCTGTTAGTCCTGGCTGTTTTTGCCACCAGAAAGAAGAGGCGTGTTGATGTTTACCTGCCACACGCCTGGTCCTGTGCATTTATGTTCGGAAAGATGGACAGAGAAATTAGTTTCTCAGTATGTTAAAAAAGCAATAATCCAGTCTGTCTTTCTGTCATCAACCTGTTTACACAAATTGAAGCATGAAAAAACTAATTCTTTTGAGTATCATCATATTTCCAGAAGGCAAATGGATTTTTTTGGGCTTGttttgacacacacatacagtgtgtgtgtcatatatatacacttttcaaAAGGAAATCTCCTCtcagactgtaaaaataaaaagatactttagGCAACATTTGGGTTTCCTTACATTTCCACACTGGCAGAACCCTTTGGGGAAGCTTTAGGCACCTTTTGAAGGTTCCTGAAATGTGCACTAAAGTAACTTCACAGTTAAATActtgtaattataatattatttaatattaatgttgaaataacAGTACTTAAATATTCtgaagattatttaaatatatatattttaatatttaataattaaaaacacaaattttatgtGTACTTATGTGTTCCATCTTCTCAGAGAAAGACCCTTTTTGGAAGAGGTTCAACAGGAGGTTTCTTCAGTGTAATGATAATGAACCcccaaaatcttttatttttacagtgaaaagtCAGGTTTATTTCCATAAAACACTTTGACATAATCATTAGACAAGTTCAGACAATTTGCACACTGTTGAAAAAGTATTACCAGATCATACATCCCTGAGGTTATTGATGAATTCCGCTGACTTTCAGGAAAAGCATGTGTCTACCTCTATAGCTTGCAACAAGTTGTTTCCAATAATTAATGGAGCACCCGCTGAGAACTCTGATGAATGCAATGCATAGAAAACTACATCCAACAGCAAGAAGTATTTCCCCTTGCAACATTTATCCATATTACCAATAACCTTTCAGTGTTTATGTCCCCGGTAAAAAGCAGTCACTCAATAAAAGTCACTTAAAACAACAGGGTGCTCAAGAAATCCAAGTCTTCAAATTATGTTTCCAAGGAAACGCTTAAAAGGATTCAATTTTACAGCCTGACTGCTGATAAATTGATCTATAAAAATAACCCTCtagcattattttaataaaaaaaaaaaaaaaaaatcaacagtgaacATTAAGCTACTTTATTTTGATTGACGTTGACTTCTAAATGCATATTTTCCTGCTCTGCAGAAATTGAAATTAAGTTGGCAATAAAAATTAGACCAGTATTTGAATTTCAAAACAGATTAATCCAATTAACGAGTTTTCCATTTTGTATGAGAACATGTTGTAAGATGGAGACCAACACTGAAGTCATTTCTGGAGAAGAAACTTGCGGTCACCACAGCTGACACCTGTGTGTCCAAACGAAACGACCAAATGTTCACTTCACTCCACTGTGTTCAGTGCAGCCTGAAATGGCTCATGAGATTTGAAATGTCAATACTGCTAAACTGGAGAACAGATTGATGAAGTGATATTTGCTGAGCTGGGCCTATTAATGAGAACCACCGTCTCTTGTTCCCTGTCTTTAAAAAACGTTCTTATAGTTCTTATACAGAATAAATTCTAAACACATCAGGATTAGCTTCTTGCCCCGTAGAGCTTTTACTTCTAACACCTAAAAAAATGAGCAGTagataaaacaagttttaatttcCTCAGCC
This window contains:
- the srd5a2b gene encoding 3-oxo-5-alpha-steroid 4-dehydrogenase 2b gives rise to the protein MQCQELLVWGLSLAMILGGVMHFVCLMKSHAAYGRYVDTSGSSMMVPARLAWFLQELPALLVPMLLMLTTDGNNGTGRHLMLWTFCLHYFQRCCIYSLLTKGRPYPLNIMLSGIVFCSINGFLQAHYLLHCATYDNTWFSDACLLIGLIIFFIGMGINIHSDHILRSLRKPGEISYKIPRGGLFEYVSGANFFGEIVEWLGYAVATWSLPTFAFTFFTICFIGPRAYHHHRFYNEKFKDFPRSRRSLIPFIF